The DNA region TTGGTCCCTAAAGGGCGGCGGTGATCCTTTATCAGTTAAGACTTGGGTTGAAAGCATTGTCTCCCGTCCTGCCGGGACCCTGGATGCGCTTAGCGCGTGGGATGCTAAGCATTTCGACGGCCAAATTGGCGCCTTCGATAAGCTTGGGAAGACCTTGGAGCAGGTTCTTGACTCGCGCCGTGAGGTTTCATTATGGGAGTTCCGCGGTCTAGGCTATTCACGCAAAGCAGACCTGCCTAAACGCATTAATCAAATTCAAGGCGCGGTGGTAAAGTTTCACAAGAAATATCCCCAGGAGCCGACATCTTAGTTTAGAGGAGGATAAGGCACTGCCAGACGCAATAGCCATCTTTTAGGTATACTAGTGCTCTTGCGGCATCAATTGACTCTAAACGTCTCAAGGATGAAGACACACAGAAAACGTTCGggtgttttctttttctgaAAGGAGCTAAAGGGATCTGCGCTGTCTACTACAATAGAATACTCTCCCAGGAGATAACATTCACACTGTTACTGGAGACCCTACAGATAACGACCGAAGTAGCCACGGCCCTACACATCAGGTGTTGCGGAACATTCACTCCAGACGCAACAGCGGCCCGGGATTCCGGCTTCGGCTCCGGCATTTATCTCGGCGGTTTTGTCGGCGTCGCTGTCCACAAAGCTACTCCTACTTCAACAACGATTTTCTCAAGCTGCCGCCGTACGATTATTTATTAGCTATTTTCTCATCATGTTTAATACCATATTCTCCAGGTAAGTATGAAGCTGTAGAATGTAATGTAAGCATCTCTTGCTGCTAGCCCTAACTACACTTTAAACTACAGATAAGtctttagtaattacttaagTGATATGATTAGATACTCCTCTAGACTATGTTGTTTTCTTTGCAAGCTTGGATAGCAAGTCTTCTCTGCTTCCTCCATTCTTCGGCATACCTTACGCCAAAGCCATGTTCAAAGACTACCCTGATTTCTTCCAATGTCATGTTTGCTGCCTCGGGATAACAGAAGATAACAAACACCCAGCCCATAAATGACAAGCCGGCATAAAACCCAAAAGTTCCGGATGGAGTCATGCCGCGCATCATTGACAAGAATGTGGAAGAAACGATGATGTTTGGTCCCCAGTTGAAGATATTGATCATCATGGTTCCCATCGCCCGAACCTCCATAGGCAAGAACTCGTTGGCTTGCCAGGGCACACATCCCAGCCCGGCGGCGTAGAAGGCAACAAACATGATCATGGCGACCAACACCAAGATGGCTGGCCAGCCTACCTCTTGAGAAGTCAGCTTGAGAGTGTCGTTGTCTAGAGGTATCCAGTGGAAAGCAATGGCTGCAATGGCAAGGCACACCGGCATGCCCCACATGGTCCAAAGCAGAAGTCTTCGGCGCCCAACCCGGTCGATGAGGAAGATTGACAATACTGTGAAGATGAAGTTTGTCCCGGCCACAACTGTTCCCACAGCGATGGGGTTCGAGAATCCCACAATATCAAACAGAGTGCTCGAGTAGTACATGAGCGTGTTGAATCCACAAAGCTGCTGGAATGCCATAAGACCACAGGCAGCAATGACGGCTCGCAAGTTGGCTCGGACGGTCCAGAGACTTGTGACGGACTTCCGGAGGGAGATCTCTTCGTTCAGTGCCTTCGACTGGTTTACACCGCGTTCGATAGACACAACTTTGTCGGCAATTTCGTCCTCTCTGCCATGAGGATAGATTTGCTTCAATACGCGAATGCATTCTTCCCGATGGTCGTGAAACATAAGCTGCCGAGGGGACTCGGGGCACCAAAACAGGAGAACTCCAAGGACGATTGAAGGGATGCCTCCAATGCCGACCATATATCTCCAACCGTGGGATGTGGTGTAGAACGCTGCGGCAAAGGCATAGGCAAGGACCGAGCCGGCGCCAAGAAATATCATATCGACTGAGATCATACGACCTCGGAACCGGGCTGGAGAAATTTCTGCAATGTACAACGGTACGATCTGTGAGAAGGAAACACGTCAGTCTCATGTCCCGGAGTTCAGTAGGAATTGGACATTGTAAAGTCGTCATACCATAGAAGCGGACCCGACGCCAAAGCCGATAACAAGACGTCCAGCCGCCATTTGCGCAACAGTGTAGGATGTTGCCTGGATGAGAGCTCCAAGGGTGAAAAGAACAGACGCAAACCAGATGGCTGGTTTTCTTCCGTATTTGTCGGCTGTGATACCTGCAATAACAGCACCAATGAGGGCTCCGGCCGCGGTAAGAGCTGTTATCAACTCCTTCTCTGAGTGAGTCAACTCCTTTCCTCCGAGATCTGTGCCAATGACTACAAGAACTCCGGAGATGACTCCGGTGTCGTAACCGAATAGCATTCCACCGATGGCGGTTGCCGCAACACAGAGCCAAACAAAGGTGCCAGGTTGAGTCTCTTCGACTCGCTCCAAGTCGCGGTGATCCACCGGCTTGATGATTTCGGTGACAGCATCATCTCGTTCCACGTGCTGGACGCCTTGTTTggcgccatcatcctcaaTGGAGTGTCCCATGACGATAAGATGATGAAAACTAAAATAGAGTCGGAGGGCAGAGTAATCTCAAATACATAAAAAGTCCTAGACAAAGTCTTTGAATGGAAATAGAAACAAAATTTCAGGACAATTGAAAGGCCGGTGGGTGTTCTCCTTATATAGAGCAGATGTTGGGTCTTTCGTGCATGTGCTCCTGCGTTTCGCTGCTTGCGGGGCTTGCTTCAAACTCACAGAACCAGCTTAGGGTTACCGCGGTAGCCATCTCTAGATGTCTGGAGATTCTAGCCGGTTCCGAAGTTAAAGCAACGATTAGCCAATTATCTGACATCTTCTATGCTGCAGTCTCTTCCATCGAGTCGAGTGTCGGGAGACTTGGGGGAAAATCCGCATTCGCGGGGTAAACGACAAGGATTAGTCTGGGGAAACAGGCTGGTACGCATGTCTCCGATGAAATTGTGGTGACAGTTTTCCAAGTGACGCTTACTTAGCGCCGCGTTAATCTTTCTCTCTTTGGATAGAGAGGCAATACTTTCCGCTACACGCTGACCTGAGTGCTGGGGTCAGCTACAAAATGTGTAGGAGAACCCTGTCTCGGTATTCTCATTCAGATCCCTGACCTAAGTTTAACGAGGGGGCGCGGCCAAGAAGGTAAGATATCGGCGAGAATGACATGAAATCTGAAGGTGCTTACACCTTTGATCTGCATGCCAACCTTGAACGAGAACTAATAATGACTAGTTAGAGGAGTGCACGCCGCAAATGACCATTTTCGGCTTCCTCCTAGGTTGCTGATCCAGCCTGTACCTATTTGTTGCAGCCTGAACTATGGTATGCTGTAAGTCTTGCCTACGCATCAGGTATTGCGCGACGTTGGCCTAACTATCCCTTCCCTTCTTAGATTAGACCGGCGATATGCCTAGAAAGCAAAGGGAGTACGTCTGTAAGTAGCTAATTGTACTAATACTAAGTTAAGTGTAGTTACAGTTTATAGTCTCCCTGTCCTCTAAAAAGCTTTTAACCTACAACTACTGTAGTTAATTATAAGTTTAGCCTAAAGTAAACTCGATTATAACTAATACTAtaaatagtataatataTAGAGATACATACATCTAAATATTTAGTGTAATCTAGACAATTAAATAGAAGATCTAAGTAAGCTTATAAAGAGATCTAGTgtaaattattaatagcaTAATACAACTtttatttaatttatttagTTAATAAAACTAAAAGCTTTAAAAAGGCTATTATCTTAATTAAAACTAGTATATCTAGTAAGATAGTATAAAATAGAGATATACTAAGGCCTATTATTAAACTATTAAAATAGAAGAATGATATTCTTTTAAAGTGTAGTAAGACTAGTATTAAGCTATCTTATAATAGGTAGCTTTAAAATACTAAGGACTTAA from Colletotrichum higginsianum IMI 349063 chromosome 4, whole genome shotgun sequence includes:
- a CDS encoding Myo-inositol transporter, which produces MGHSIEDDGAKQGVQHVERDDAVTEIIKPVDHRDLERVEETQPGTFVWLCVAATAIGGMLFGYDTGVISGVLVVIGTDLGGKELTHSEKELITALTAAGALIGAVIAGITADKYGRKPAIWFASVLFTLGALIQATSYTVAQMAAGRLVIGFGVGSASMIVPLYIAEISPARFRGRMISVDMIFLGAGSVLAYAFAAAFYTTSHGWRYMVGIGGIPSIVLGVLLFWCPESPRQLMFHDHREECIRVLKQIYPHGREDEIADKVVSIERGVNQSKALNEEISLRKSVTSLWTVRANLRAVIAACGLMAFQQLCGFNTLMYYSSTLFDIVGFSNPIAVGTVVAGTNFIFTVLSIFLIDRVGRRRLLLWTMWGMPVCLAIAAIAFHWIPLDNDTLKLTSQEVGWPAILVLVAMIMFVAFYAAGLGCVPWQANEFLPMEVRAMGTMMINIFNWGPNIIVSSTFLSMMRGMTPSGTFGFYAGLSFMGWVFVIFCYPEAANMTLEEIRVVFEHGFGVRYAEEWRKQRRLAIQACKENNIV